Genomic segment of uncultured Tolumonas sp.:
AGTTACAATCTTGAAAATGACAACCCTCAAATTCAATATTACAAACCTCTTGGGTTATCGCAGAAATATTACTGAATGTTTTTGATAAATAGTCTTTTTCATTAGTAAATGAAGTCTGCATGGTGCCTCTGAATGAGTTTTCATCGTAGGCTCAAAAATGATTGGACCTACGCGTGACATTAACTATTTGTTGTGTATCGATTATTTGCCACTGAATATTAGTTTCACGCCGAGCAAGCCCATTACACAACCCGCCGTACTATCGAACACCGCTTTAAAACGCAGATAGGCTTTTCTAGGTGTTTCAGATGATAAAACAAAGGCCACGATAAAGTACCAACCAGCGTCAACACAAAAAGCAGCGAAGGGAATGGCTACATAGAAATAAGCTGGAATTGATTGAGGTAACAATGCCGAGAATACACCAGCAAAAACAATAGCTGTTTTAGGGTTGCTGAGTTGTGTCAACAGCCCCAAAAGATAGGCACGCCCCAAACTCATGTTTGCAGTACGGCCAGTATCTAATTGTTGTAAAGGTTGGCGGGCCGAGCGCAAAATCTTAGAAGCGAGAAATACCAGATAGGCGCCACCAACGATTTTCAGTAACCAAAAAGCAAAAGGTACTGC
This window contains:
- a CDS encoding LysE family translocator yields the protein MQAYMSVVAITGALAAGAVSPGPSFIYVARNSISLSRQHGFATALGMGSGACSFAIIALLGLHAVFTAVPFAFWLLKIVGGAYLVFLASKILRSARQPLQQLDTGRTANMSLGRAYLLGLLTQLSNPKTAIVFAGVFSALLPQSIPAYFYVAIPFAAFCVDAGWYFIVAFVLSSETPRKAYLRFKAVFDSTAGCVMGLLGVKLIFSGK